The Alnus glutinosa chromosome 3, dhAlnGlut1.1, whole genome shotgun sequence nucleotide sequence tatcagtttaaatttttagaataaatgatgattttacaTGATCGGAATATTTTAGATCCAAGCTTCTGCTatatactctatatatatactatcaTTACTATAAGCATCCAAACTTGTTTATTGATTTGGAAAATTCGAAAGAGGTTGTGGAGTTGCTTGGAATGCCATGATTAAAGATAGATCTTCCTTCATTTATCTTTCCTACAAAAAAACACATGCATCACCAGATTGGTTTCtaaatttgttcaaaatttgGATAAGGTAAAATGagttttgagataagtggtaattttacATGGCTGGAATACTTTAGATTCAAActtctgctatatatatatatatatatatactatcaTTACTTATATACTATCATTACTATAAGTATCCAAACTTGTTTCCTGATTTGGAAAATTCAAAAGGGGTTGTGGAGTTGCTTGGAATGCCATGATTAAAGATACAAGATCTTCCTTCATTTATCTTCCCTACAAAAAAACGCATGCATCACCAAATTGGTTTCtgaatttgttcaaaatttGGATAAGCTAAAATGGGTTTTGGTTACTTCTGTTTACGAGCTCGAGAAGGACATAGTAGAGTCCATGGCCTCTCTCACTCCAATTCGTCCCATTGGTCCACTGGTGTCGCTGTTTTTgcaattaatgctccgtttgtttcggcgtaaaatgatttttggaaaatgatttcggtattttccggtgtttggtaagggcgaaaataatggtcaaccggaaaatgatttccgtttgaccaaaaatacttaataaatttcgagaaatgattaaaagcgtaaatcattttccattgaTGGTAGATCCAGTCgactcttttttaaacaacgcagcCGACCTTTACATTCAAACAGTTGAATATTGTTGGATTTCGACAAACCAAATTCCGACTCCAGTCGGTGCCGGAATTCGACAAATTAGGTCGGAATCCGGCAGACATCTCCAGATTCCAGAGATAccgtgccagattccggccagatagCCGGCCATCTGGTCGGGATCCTAGACGGATCCGGCCATTCTGGCTGGATCTCCGTCCATCTAGCCGGGATACCGGCCGGGATCCTCGCAGAACGGCGGGATCCCGACCAAGACCCGTCAACTGGCCGAGATCCGGCTGTTTtttgctggattccggcaaagatcgccggaatccgacaaaAATGGCCAAATTCTGGCAActttgccggaatttgtatatgccaaatattaaaaaaatatttttgtattattttatattaacattttttattttgtgaataaaatctatttattttaattaatatgattaaattaaaatataaaaaatatttgtaattttccgtacgcgccaaacacagaaaaaagatttcgacgaaaaatatttttctgaaaaatgatttctctgaaactattttacgacgaaacaccgaaacaaacggagcttaaaagaaaaaactcagCCACTCTACTCCTTAAAGTTGATATGAGCTACGTGAGACTATAGTTGTAGTAGCAAAATTTGGTGTTAAGTGAGTAGAGTCGTGGGCACTTTCAGCCATGCTTCGGTGGGTGCAGGGGTTGGTTAAAGATTCAgtgttttcattttcattttatttgatgTTTATAACTGATgtgccaaatttttattaaaggCTATAAAAGTGGTGTTTTACACCAAATCCAGATGGAAGgtattctcaaaaaaaaaaaatagtagaacTTGAAGGTGAAAGATCTTTGAAATAGAGAGGAGCTAGTTAGTGCATTTAGAGAGGAAGTggtgcaaaaaaaaattatgacaacTTTACCCCTCTAAATGTACTAaccggatcctctccatttcatatGTTGGATTACGACTAAAAACAGCATATAACtaatgagtatttttattttataactatacCACAATGTTGATGTAACAGACTAACAGTCCTCAACCAATCCTTAGATTAAGAACTCCTCTGTAAAGTTATCCTAGAAAACCTAGAAATCTCATTCCATTACATGTTGCAAAGacaagataaataaataataataataataataataaaaacaaggGAAAAACGGCACCATATTCTGCACAAAATAAAGTATTCTAAATCTACATattagactttaaaaaaagTGGAGTAGCCCATCATCTATTCTTGCTTGCTTGAGGAAAACATTTTAATTGCGTATATAAAGAGGGCATTGTAGTctgaaagggaaaaaaaaagggtagaaGAAGCAGGATTGGTTATAACCTTGTGATCAATAACAAAAGTCTCCATGTGGAGTAAATATATACCCTGAGACCTATTTGGGAGTTGGTTCCTCATTTGTTCTCCTGTATTCTGGCTTCAGCTCATAAGATCCTTGATTGGCTCCCTTGTTATTGTAGACACAGAGGTCTTTAAGTATGTCTTTCATGAATTGCTGCAGAAGGACAACATCCGTAATGAATCGCAAtgagaagtcaatttaattatttaacatacATAACCTGATAGCCGAATGGTTCTATttgggagggagagagagatgtgtTGAAAGAGGAAAGGTTTTTTCTTTAGAGAGGAAGAAAGCGAAATGTTTTAGCTTGAAAAGAGAACGTTAAAAAGAAATCTTAAGgctcagggaaaaaaaaaaaaaaatcttacgaAAATGTAGGCTTCACCAACGTCAATTTTGGACCTCTTATTTTTTTACAGCATTGAAGCCGAAtcgtttcattttatgttttatttcaCTTTCAAGAGTCAAGTTTCTGTAATTCAATAAAATGGGAGTTTCTTTAGATTATGTTAGGTAAGTCAATAAATGGGTGTTGCCCTAAGGTTTAATCGTGAGAATTTTTTAAGTACGATATGTATTCTAATAGAAGTAGACTACTTCTAtggaataaaattatgacaaactctctctctctctctctctctcttcccctcatcttcttctctctttcccgTCTCTTCCCCTCActtctttctctctccacttttaacttctttcttctctcttttctctacTTTCACTGTGTGAgttttgtgtttattgtttgTCCTACATCAAATTAGTATCAGAGCATTTGGGATTGTTTGTCCTGCCGTGCACAAATCCCTTAGGCCACACCACCAAAACCCAATGTCCCCATCTCCTGTTTCAGTATTCAAACCATCATATGCATGTTTCCATCGGTCCCAAACAACcatatcaatattttaattttctgcGGCCCAAACACCCAGCCAAAAACACCCAAATACCCAACCCAAACACCCACCGTAAGAGTACCACCCACCACATGCCACCCATTGCAACAACCTCACCCACGCTAGAACCCACCACATCACCCAACCACTGGCGTCTAAAAAAATTAAGCCCAAGTCCCGACCTTTTGACAAACCTACACCAGCGTCACTCATTCTTTCTTGTCCTACGCATCACCACACTCAGCCATTGGCTAGCACAGCCCTGCAAAAGCACTGGGAATGAATACATCAACGACCAACATACTCAATGAATCCTCCGTTCCCAAACACAAACCCCTCGCAGAGCAGTGTCCATGCCTCGATCTGTCGGTCTTCCTTTCCGTCAGCCCGTGGCCTGGACAGGATCTTCTGTCAGCCGACCGCTCGGGTGTGAGGCAAACGTTGACCACCATCTCACCAAAACAACAATTTTGTAGCCCTGCCAACACCCACGTCGCCTTCGCACCAGTTGTCGAAAACCGTGACCACAAGAGCCACGCCACTCACTGCCCCGTGTAACGCCCCTGTGCCATCCCTCCCAGCGCCTTACCCAGCAACACCAGTTTTAGGAGAATAGTTGTGATATTTTTCTTAGTTCAACTTGTGTTGTGAGGATTGTTAGGTTACTTCTGTTCACTGTCTGAcataggaggaaaaaaaaaaaaaatcctctttgAGACTTTGAGGTTAGGCTTGGATCCAAATTTTACTGAGCAtatgttttcaacttttcaggTTTTCAAAACTCGAGGTCGTGTTTTCTTCAACCAAGAGAGAATGATGCAAGAAACGAAGCATGAAATATTAGTTCACCTAATTTTATTTAGgtcatattaattaattggctattagtatttaattttcaagTGTCAagtttttgtaattcaataaatgaACATATCCTTAAGACTATGTTAAGTCAATAAATGGGCGTTGCCCTAGGTTATGTTAGGTAAGTCAATAAATGGGCGTTGTTCTAGGGTTTAGTTGTGGGTCTTTTTTAAGTGCGATTTGTTTTCCAATGGAAGTAAACTTTGATTGAATAAATTATGAGGAATTGattccttctctttctcttccccctcatcttctctctttttctttcccccagcttcttctctctttccccGTCTCTTCCCCTCACTTCTTTCTTTTAGGcttctttctcctctcttttccCTACTTTCCCTACTTTCACCGTGTAaattttgtgtttattgtttgTCCTAtatcacaaatttaatataaagagCTCACAGCCCTCAGATTCCAAGCTAGAGTATACACAGATAGGAATATAAAGtatcaaaaagagaaaaatcaaagtTATGCAGTAATTAAGTGATAAAAAAAACCTACTTCAGGTTGGTCTGTCTCCTGGATAAGTTGTCTTAAAGTCCAATTTGGTTGCCTTTCAAAGAGCTTAAACATAATTTCTTCCATTTCACCGCGATCCCTTCTTGTTCTTTTCATGTCCGATCCCTTAGCTGGCATTTTCTTCTTATCCTGTTCCAAAAAAAAGCAGCTCTCTTTATACATCAGGGTggaaaataaatacaagaaaTATATTCTGACTTGTATATACAGTGGCAGAATAAAGTAAGTGCCCCCTGAAATATCAAGCAGTGAAATACACAATTTTAGATAAGAATATTCTACACAAAATGAAGATAGCAACACGTACACTAGGTCCAGAAGTCACAAAACTAAAAATCCCTGGCAAAGGCCTCATATGAGCCCCATTGTCATTGTCGATCACCTGAAAAGAAGGTTTGGAGGATGTTAAaggaaatattttattgattgtTCAAGTCAAGTAGcatataaaaatgaaagtaaCGAGGGAAACCTGTATCTGTCTTGTCTtagtcatatatttatttgtccTTTCACGGCAGAGTTTCCCATAGTTCTCAATATCCTGGTTATGGGGCTTCATGTCAAATTTGTTCAGTATTTTTCCCTCCACAGAAAACTTACCTGCAATATGAACGGAATTTTCTCAGTTTAAACAGGTCTGCCAAACTGACAGTCCTAAAAGAAGAAATAGATATGTTAAAGAACAATACAAAGTACACCTATAACTAATCAAGTCAAGGAAATAAGTGGTCTATGGTTCTCGACATTATGTTTATCTGCTCAATTAATCCTAAGGATTCTCTCACTAAGAACTCAATCCTCACAGgtatacaataaaaataaaatcagcatatatatgtattttatgACGAGCAATTCCTCCAAGGCAGGGCCACTTTGTATACCCACTCTAGTTAGGTAAATCTCGGACCCGTATAAAGTGCCCATTCCAAACGAATCGGGTAATATTTCGGCTTCGCCGGCGGGCTAGCCTCAAAGAATTGTTTACACAATTACACCTAAGGGGATTCGAATTTTAGACTTCATGGAATTATCACAAAGACCAAGGcctttaccacttgagccaacccctcgGGGTTCGGGGTTGGCTCAAGAGGTAAAGGCCTTGGTCTTTGTGATAGTTCCATAAAGtctaaagatatatatatatatatatataaactaaaagaaaattacttgcataAACATATGTGGTTGAATTTTTACCTGGGGGCAGAGTGAATTCCGATCtagatatatatatcatatcaaGAAGCCTAACCCAGGGACTTCCATGAATTATATTCACTTCCTCTGAATGTTTAACCCAGTTTCCACATTAAACTTTGCAGGCCAGCAATATAGTAAACTTTTTCTGCAATTATATGTTGGTAGTAAAATTACCTATCAAATAAAACCGGAAACCATCTGTTTTTGTCACATATGGAAGCACAAAATTTAAATCTTTATAGCAACGatattattcttttgtttgaattgtttatctCCTCACAATGGTTGGTTGATGCATTAGTGCATTCTGAAACCCCTACTGTTGGTTCTACTACACCATTTTTGAACTATGGTTTCTAGATCAAAGCCTGGACGATCAAATCACGTGTGTCGTTAAAATCACCAGAGGGTTAATAAAATATTAGCTTAATCTGAAGTTATATCTCCCTAATATTTAAAAGTCAGATCCATATCTTCCTAGTATCAAATAACTTCAAATATCAAAAAGTCAAAGTCATCATTCATACAAAAAGTTTAAATCATTATGAGCTCTTGGACTTTGAAATTGACGTGTTCAAACCTGTTGTGGTCAAAGATATAACATGTTGTATGCAGCTGAGAGTTCATGAGACAATTGCTTCAACTAGGCACCTCCAGGTACACGCGAAGAATAAAACAAGCCACATAGCTAGTaggggcaaaaagaacaaaaaaattatgataactaatcactaaaggagaaacaaaaacagctgtccaaagatacaatgtgttgaaaaataaagacttaatctccTTCAAAGTCTTTTCATAGTCCTCAAAATTTATATCATTCATTTGCCTCCATAAACACCACGAAAGGCACGAAGGTGCCATCTCTTTCACACTACAGTGCTCCGAGTGTTACTAGCAGTCCACCAAGCATACAAATCGACTACTTGTCTAGGCATTACCCAAGACAACCTAATCGACTtaagaaaacattccaaatggcaAAGCAACCTCATAATGAAgcagaagatgatccacagactcctCATTCCTTTTACAAATACAACACCAATCAATCGCAATGACGCGCCACCTCCAGAGATTGTCCACGGTTTGTAACACTCGCAGGGAGAGGAAATAGGAACATGAGGTACGTAGGTAAGTTGGATAGTGTGCTCTTGATAAGAGTAATCCTActacccttagacaaatacaacattttccaactagcTAACTGAATCTTCTTTATAATACAGTCTCATATATGCTTGGCCTTATAGGAtgcccccaatggaagaccaagatacttcaagggCAGAGACGCAACCCCACAACCTAAAATTCTAGCCAACCCAGCCACATTATCAACATTTCTAACATGAACCAATTCCAACTTGGCTAAGTTCATCTTCAAACCCTGGACaccttcaaaacataagaataagCTTTGTAAATTGTGTAGATGACTTGGTTCAACTCCATAGAAAAGTAAGGTATTATCAGCAAACAGAAGATGGGAGATATCAGTCCTTTGTCCCCACAGAGAAGCCTGACAACAAACCTCCATTCACTGCAATTGAAATCATCCTACCCAACGCCTCCATCACTATGACAACAACAAAAGAGACAAAGGGTTCTCTTCCCTCAAGCCACGAGAGTTGTAAAGAAGCCTGTGGGAGAgccattcaccaaaaccaagaaacacaccaaggaaatacaatgagctatccatgAACACCATTTTCCCCCTAACCTGCACTTTCTCAGCATGTACAACAAGAAATGctaattaacatgatcataagcctttttCTAAGTGCATTTTACAAATAACCCTCGGTTCTCCAGATCTCAATCTGCTATCAAGGCATTTGTTGGCAATAAGAATAGGATCTAGAATTTGCCTAGCTCGGATGAATGCATTTTGTGACATAGAAATAATCTTTTTCAAACACCATCTTAAGCCTGTTCGCTAGAgtctttagcaataatcttgtagatgctACCCACTAGACTCTATTGAGGTTGTGGAGACATGTATGGACAGCAGGATTGCCTGTCCGGATAGGACCTCCAGGAACTGGCTTTTGTCAGGCCCGTTCGGACAAGAGTTCCAGAAAGTGCCAGTGTCAAGGTATGTCCGGACAACGCGTTGGCATGTCTGAACACGCAGGGCATGGAGCTACGTAACCCTAATTGCGTCCGGACACACCGCGAGGGCATCCAGACATAACTGcctaaaaacttcaattttctatttaaagacctgCTTTGAGAGTTGAGAAAAGTGTGGAAACACTTATAGGTCTTTTCTAGGTTTTCTATAGAGGTTTTCTATAGGTGGTTTGAGAGTTGAATAGTTTAATCAACGTCTTTGGATTGTAAAAGTCTCTTGTATAATTTCTCCATCATAGTGAAATTTGATGCAACTCTATGGACGTTGCGCTTAGTggtgaaccacgtaaatcttgtGTTCTTGTGTGATTGCCTGAAAGTCTTTCATTCTACTTTCTTATTTTTCGTTCTCACGAGTCTTGGGAAATAGGATTAATTTCCTAACAGACTGATTAGGCAAAAATCTTTGGGGTTGGTAGCGCTTGGAATCTTCGGAATGAGGGCGAGGAATGTAGCATTAAGGCTTCGCTCGAACTTACCACTAGCATGAAAATCACGAAAGACCCTCGTGATGTCCTCtttcaaaacaacccaaaaagcTTGAAAGAACGGTATAGAGTAACCACCAGGGCCCGAtgccttatcaccattcataTTCTCTCTTTAGAAATGACTAATAAAATGAATTTCTATTTCATAGAATAAATAGGTTCATATAGTTCGATCATTAATCAATTATTGAACTTATTCTTTGATTAGTGCAGCAACAGTACCAAAACAATCTCAAGTCCCATATATACAAATGGGTCAAAAAAACTGGAGCAGAAATTCTGGAAATAGATCTTAGTAACATTATGTTAAAGCAAAGTGAATAATTTAACTATCATGAAACAATCTATTCATGGCATTGGAATTTCAGGACTAGAAGGCCATAGAGAAAATGTGTACTTACCTTGTGATGACTCAGAAAACACAGACATTGGGATGAAGTCTTTAGACATATCCATAGAGTAACACTTGGGTATATTTCCAGATTCAGTGCAAGCCAATTCCATGGTGAACTGAACATCATTTAAGCAATGCATGTAAAGCAAAGGGAACAagaatatgtatatacatagaATAGAATCCGACGCTTCTCCTTGAGcttgaataataaatattaaattgtgaaaataaaaaaaggtaataCTTTGCTCAAATAAATATTGGGCATACTCAGAGAAACAAGGATTTCTATTTacttatacacacacacacacacataaaaataaaaaataaaaaataaaaaaaagctatTTTCTAATAAGTGAAAGAAAATAATCATATTAAGGCACTAGGAAAGGAAAGCATACCCAAAAGGACTCAAAAGACATCAAGGACGAACAGAAActtgaaagaataaaagatagGACTATATAGGCAGGCCGGTTTTTAACCGGCCTTCTCCACCCTCTACCACTTGTAATAGGCGGCTAAGCTCTTCCTCTGCCTACCccttaatataatttatattatatataagaaaaaattacatatcAAAATGACGTTAAATACCAGAACGAAGCCGTCTTGTCTAGGGTATTATAAAACTTGTGGGTTTTAACCTTTATCAACTCCTCCTTCATCAGCTTCTTCGGTGGATCTAGATGCTATTGAGAAAATCTTTAATAGCCCTCCTTTTGAATCTGAAAAAGATGACCTTGAAATCGTAGGACCAACATCACCAAATCATTCTGATCCCTCTCCTGTTTGGAGCAATCATAGTCGATCAGGGAAACAATCTCCACTGCAGGTGACAGGGCGGCCTGCAGTCTATGATCCAAATTGAATTCCATCTTCCACATTTTATGCTAAACCTCCAACACCTATGAGATGGCGCGTCGCTTCCAATGAGTCATTATTCAGTAAGCACATTGGAAATCAGTATAATAGAAGCAAATCAGCCCATACACATCAGGTGGATGTGTACCTGATGTGTATGGGCGGATAGGCCCAAAAAACTGCCCGCCTGTGGGCGGTGACGAGCAATATTCACCAAAACCACCCTCCATCTAGGGCAGTGACGAAAGTGGATTTGAGCCAAAAACCGCCCGTCCAGTGCGGTGTTCATCCGTAATAATAGAGTTACACAATTTCTATTTACTGTAGGAAATTCAAGAAAGATAGTCCTATAACATCTTCCAAGCTAAAGCTTTGAACCCTCATGAATACTTTCCTCTGCTTCCCACATATAAAGGGTAAAATTGAGGAAGCATTGTCAAAAATTAAGCAAATCCACTAAATACTTAGTGTAAGCTTATGATAAGCATCTATTTGAGCCGATCATCTTCAAGATCTAATTCAAGTTCTTTCCTACTCCTAGTGCCTtcattaattaagagaaaatatgagtgaatatttttttttttaatgacgagGTACCCCTCCAAGGCAAGGCTAGTTGTCATGTACCCACCCTTATCGGGTAAACCTTGGACCGGTGCAAAGTGCCCCCTCCACACAGATCTAGTAATACTCTGGCTTCGCCAGCGGGCTTGCCCTAATAAATTATTTGCACCTAAAGGGAATCGAACCTTAGACTTAATGGAATGCCACCAAAATCAAGGActttaccacttgagccaactcCTTGgggttaagagaaaaaaataagtgACGATGAGAATAGAATTAGTAGCCTACACTCTAAAAGATAAATCTATAAGTAGTTTAAATGTGAAAGAGAAATCAAGATGCCTATAGCCTCCAAAGAAGTTTTg carries:
- the LOC133862366 gene encoding uncharacterized protein LOC133862366, encoding MDNANDSSGFLDASKAERAVWLMKCPPLVARSLQSPHDVSDPSRPIGKVVLSIDPLRSNDDNSSPQFTMELACTESGNIPKCYSMDMSKDFIPMSVFSESSQGKFSVEGKILNKFDMKPHNQDIENYGKLCRERTNKYMTKTRQIQVIDNDNGAHMRPLPGIFSFVTSGPSDKKKMPAKGSDMKRTRRDRGEMEEIMFKLFERQPNWTLRQLIQETDQPEQFMKDILKDLCVYNNKGANQGSYELKPEYRRTNEEPTPK